The region GCCCGCGAGAGTTCACGGCCGTCGCGTTTTTTCGCAATGGTGACGACTGGGTTCATGGCATTACTTTCGCAAAGCGCTCTGCACAAAGTAAGGGGAGCGCTCGCTGAAATTGCCCTCAGCGCAACAAAAAACCGGCCGGAGAATGAACTCCGGCCGGTACGTTGATTTGAGTTTCTCAGCAGGCGAGCTTAGCGGTAGGTCGTGGCACCGCTGCTGTAACCCGTGCTGGGTTGGCTGTAACCAGCGTTGGCGACGCCCGTGTCACGGCCGGTGCTGCCGGGGCGATAACCGCCAGCAGCGTTCAGCGAGGCCGGAACGGCAGGAGCGCCGGTCGTCACGCCCGAGACTTCCATGCCGTTGTTGGCGGCAGGAGCGGGAGTTTGATAGGCCGTGGCATAGTCAGCTGTCGGGGCACCAGTGGCGGCAGCGGGAGCTGCGTCATAACCGTTGTTGGCCGTGGCCGAAGCATAGCCACTTGCAGCGGCAGGAGCTTGCGTGCTCGCACCAGCGCCGTAGCCACCTTGGATGTAACCACCGGTGGTGGTTTGGCCGCCGGCTGGCGGATTGTACGACGGTGTTTGATAGCCGCCGGCTGGATTGTTGTACTGCGTGTTGTAGCCCTGATCAGCCGGTTGGCCATATTGCTGCGGCTGAGCGTAGCTGGGTTGAGCAGCCGCGGCCGGTTGCTGATAACCCTGGTAGCCTTGGTAACCAGCCGGAGCTTGTTGCGTTTGTTGAGCTTGATACGGGCTCGGCTGTTGGTAGCCAGGCTGTGCCGAAGCGGTGTAGGTCGGCTGATACGATCCCGTACCACCGGCTGGCGAAGCCATGCCGTAAGCGCCGGCGCCGTAACCAGCGGCCGGAGCGACAGCGCCAGGTTGATTCGGCGAACCGTAGCTCGTGGCGGGTTGCGTCGGATAGCCGTTGGCAGCGGCCGTGCTCGGATAGCTGGCCGTGGCGCTCGGTTGAGCAGTAGCGCCGCCATAAGCGCCAGCGGTGTACGTTGGCGGTGGGCTCGTGGCCCAGCTGTTGGTTGCAGCAGGCGTGCTGGTGCGCGTGGCCACGCTGCCGGCTGGCGACGGCGTGGGGACTTGCGTGCTCGGCTTGCTCGTCGCTGCAAGCGACGAAGCGGGCGGAGGAGCATCGCTCTTCCACATCTTCATCGGATTCCAGACGTAAGCGCTTGGGTTCCAGCTACCACCCCAGCCGCCCATTTTGCAGCCAGTGCTCGAAGCAACCAGACCAATAGCCAGGCAGGTGGCGATCTTCAAACTGGAAAAACGTGTTCTGCGCATGGCAGGAGAATCCTTTCTCAGCCCGCAAGCGGCCCGGTCCGCACTGATCCGGGTTGTCTGTTAGTAAATTGAAGTGAACGGGCCGTCATCCTTGACTGACACCTCGTCCATTTCTTCCATTCGGTTGGCACGATCAGCAAAGTCCAGCCAATCGTGACAACACGCGCGGAAATCCGCCCGCGCGAAGATAGTAGGAGTCGCCAGGAAAAGGGTCAACGCCAATCTTTTCGCGGGCATCGCATTTCGGCTGCTAGCGAGTAGTGTGCCACTGGCCAGAGCCAGTGTGGATTGGCGAGTGAGGGCGATATCGCTGTTCGACAGTGAAATTGGACCTTCTGGCAATAGGTTGAGCGGCGGCCAGATGGTTGTTTTGGTAACAGCCAATGGTTGATGACGTCACGTCGTGCCAAAAGTCGAGACGTTTGCTTTGAGCTGCTCACCCACCTGCTCAAGCTGATCGGCACTGGCTAAGGAGCCAGTGGCACACACGGTTCATGCCGATTCAGCTTATCGTTTCAAAATCGGCATCGCGGCTCGCGACTGATTCACTTGCGACGGCGGGCAATAGACGTCTTCGTTGTATTCGTATCCGTTACCGTGGATGAACGATTCGCCGCCGTAGCCGACTTGCTTGGCGCCTACGCCGAGAGGACGTCCGTCGAGCGCACCCTTCAGACCGAGCTGCCGCGGATCGCGAGCGAGCTTGTCCGAGACGACTTTGAAGTCCGCCAGGATCGGCTTCACGCTGAACGTAATCTCTTCGATGTTCGTCAGCGAGCGATTGAGCTTTTGATAGAGCTCTTCGTCGTTCATCAGCCGGCCGAGTGTGCCTTGCTTGCTGTTGAGGTTGTCGGTGAACTCGACGAGTTGTTCGAGCAACGCATTCACATTCGCGAGGCTGCCGTCGAGGTTGTTCACCAGGGCTTCGCCGCGCTCGCCGAGGGGGCGAGTGAAGTTTTCGAGGTTTTCGAGATTCTTCGAGGCCCGGTCGGTGACGACCTTCATGCCGGCGAAACTCTCGTTAGCCTGTTGCAAGGTGCTGCGAGCTTCGGCAAAGAGAGCTGGCACGTCGCGGAGTGTTTTCTTGAGGCCGACGCGCAGCTCTGGATCGCCCAGCAAGTCGTTCATCGACTTCATGGTCATGTTGAACTGGTCGAGGGCTTGCTCCGACTTCTGCATGATCCGCGGCACCTGATCGTCGTTGTTAGCGACGACGTTATTCAGCGTTTGCGCAGTAATTTGGAACTGCTTGGCCGCTTCGTTCATTTGAGCGAGCACGGCCCGGATATCCGGCTCCAGGTTGCTGAAGGCGCTGATCGGATTTCCGGCGACGACGCCGTTTTGAATTTCGGCGCCATGTTCGAGCGGCTTGGCATTGCGCGAATCGAGACCGGGAACAAACTCCAGCAGCGCATCGCCGAGCAGCGAGGCATTATTCACGCGGCAATATTCACTATCGAGCAGCGTGAACTGCGGATCGATATCGGTGGTGATCCGCACGCCGGTTGGTTTCATCAATTCGACGCGCGACACGCGGCCGATCGTGATGCCACTTTTGCGCACGGGAGTGCCGACCGAAACGCCAGGCGCTTCGGGGAACAAAACGTAAATCACTTTGCTCGATCGTCCGGGCAACGGCATGTCACCCATCAGCATCACAAGGATGCCGGTGACCAGGATCGCGGCCAAAACCACGACGCCAACGCGGAGACGGAGGGTACGTTCGTCCATGGGAAGCAGGCAGGGCTGAAGGGATTAGAGGTTAGAGACTAGGGGAAAATGCGGGACGAAGAGTGCAGAATGAAAGACAACTCAGCCATGTTTCATTCTGCATTCTGCATTCTGCGTTCTACATTCTGCATTTCTAAAGGTCTTCATTCGCCACTCCGCGGGCTTCGCGGAGTTCCATTAGTCGTTGTCCGGCTTCGCCGCGGACGAATTGGCGGACGCGGCGATCGGGGAAATTTTCGAGTTCGCTCGGCGGGCCGTCGAAAATGATTTGCGATTCGCCGGCGCCGAGGCGGGCCAGCGGATAAAGCATGATCACGCGATCGGCAACCTTGCGAGCGGTACGCATGTCGTGCGTCACGACCAGGCTCGTTACCTGGTGTTGCCGCCGCGTGCGCATCATCAATTCATTGATGACGTCGCTCATGATTGGATCGAGCCCGGTTGTCGGCTCGTCGTAGAGCATCATCTCGGGATTCAAAATCAGAGCGCGGGCCATGCCGACGCGCTTCCGCATACCACCCGAGAGCTCGGCCGGTTTTTTCACCACCACCGAGTCGGGCAAACCGACTTCGGCGAGGCGATCGAGTACCACTCGTTTGAGTTCGAGCTCCGGCAGCTTGCGATGTTGTCGTAGCGGAAAGGCCACGTTCTGGCCGATCGTCATGCTGTCGAAGAGCGCTGCGTTTTGAAACAAATAACCGAAGCGGATTCGCTGCTCGACCAGATCACGATCGTTGAGCTTCGACAAGTTCTTGCCATCAAACAGCACTTCGCCTTGCGCGGGCTTCACGAGTCCGAGTAGCGTCTTGAGCATCACTGTCTTGCCGCAGCCGCTTTCACCGATGATCGCCAGGGTTTGCCCCTTCGGCACGGTGAAGTCGAGATTGCGCAGCACCGTCTGGGATCCGAACTGCACGTGCAGCTTGCGGATCTCGAGAACGTTCGGCAAGTTCGACGCGGGCATGGCCATTAGAACAAGCTCTCCGCTTCGGGGTACATGCGGTAATAAACCGAATACAAAGCCTGGCCGAGAACCAGGTCGATGATCAGGATCATCACGAACGACAACACGAACGACGCCGTCGCGGCTCGACCGACGCCTTCAGCGCCAGGTGTGCAGTTGAAGCCGCGATGGCAACTGATGATTGCAATCGCCGCGCCGAAGAAGAAACTCTTCAGCACGCCCGAGAAGAGATCGAACGTATTCACAAAGCGTTCGCTGTGATACCAGAAGTAATGCTTGTCGACATCGAGCACGACCACCGCATGAAAGTAACCGCCGACCACGCCCATGTAATCGGCCATGATCGTGAGTGTGGGAATCAGGAAGATGCAGGCAAGAAATCGCGGCACCACCAGATAATGAATCGGATCGGCCCCCATCCCTTCGAGCGCGTCGATCTGCTCGGTAACGCGCATCGTGCCGAGCTCGGCCGACATGGCGCAACCAACGCGACCAGCGAGCATCGTCGCGGCGAGCACCGGACCGAGTTCGCGGAGCAGCGTCTTGTTGATCACCGCGCCGAGATACGACTCGAGGTTGAGGTCTTTAAACAGGAAGTAGCTCTGCATCGACAGAACCATGCCGATGAACGTGCCGGTGAGGGCGATCACGGGGAGGCTAAGCACGCCCACCTGATAAAACGTCGGCAGCAGCGTTTCCCACTTCGGCGCTCGCATGAACAGCCAAGCCAATGTGCGGAAGGCAAAGATCGTGATGTCGCCGATCGTGCTCACGCCATCGACCACCACGCCGCCCCAATCGGCAAGTGCATCGCCCATGGCCGTCGACCAACCACCGTTGGAAGCTGGCTGCGGGGATTGCGGAAGTGAGGAATCGGTGGACATGATGTTTCTGAAAATGAGCTCGTAGGGTGGGTCGAGCGGTACTTCGCGCGGCCCACCAACTAAAATGCGCAGTGCCTCGCATGCGATTTTCGACCGTTGGCTGGCGAGAGTTGAGAAGATTTGCCGGTTGCGCAGAATTTATCGACAAACCTACCGAAAGCTGCTGTCATGCCAGCATCGATTGCGACGGAACTGCAGCAACTCAATCCGCGCGAGGTGAACTACGCCACGCGGTTTGTCGAACTGTTACTCGCCGCGGCCCACGACGTAAAGGCCAGCGATGTTCACTTGCAGCCGACGGCCACCGGCCTCGAAATCCGCTGGCGGCTCGATGGCGTGTTGCAAGGCGTCGGCGAGTTTCCTCGCGGTGAAGCAACCGATGTGGCAGCGCGGTTGAAAGTGCTAGCACGGCTGCTGACGTATCGAACCGATATTCCGCAGGAAGGCCGGATTCCCGCCGAGAGCGCCGGCACGGAGATGCGCGTCAGCACCTTTCCTTCGCTGCACGGCGAACGCGTTGTGATTCGTTTGTTTGTCGCGCCGCAGGAATTGTTACAGCTAGCAGATCTGGGACTGCCAGATGAAGTTGCCGGCGCACTTGAGAAGGCGCTCGCACGCACGAGCGGTGCACTATTAATTACAGGCCCAGCCGGCGGTGGGAAGACGACGACTGCTTACGCCTGTTTGCGGCATGTAGTGCGATCGACCAAAGGCGCGCGGAGTATTGTTTCGCTCGAAGATCCCATCGAGGTCGCCATCGCCGGTGTCTCGCAGTCGCAGGTGAATCCAGCGGCGGGCTTTGATCTGGCCGGCGGGTTACGTTCGTTGTTGCGACAAGATCCGGAGGTCGTGTTGCTCGGCGAGATTCGCGATCAACCGACCGCGGCGGCTGTTTTTCAAGCGGCGCTGACAGGGCAATTGGTGATCTCGACATTTCATGCTGGCAGCGCCTGCGAAGCGATTTCGCGACTCGCCGAGATGGGCATCGAGCCGTATCTACTGCGCAGCGGCCTGGCTTTGTTGCTGCAGCAACGGCTGTTACGTCGTTTGTGCTCATGTGCCGCCGGCCAAAGTGAACCGCGCGGTTGCAGCGACTGTCTGCAGAGTGGTTATCGCGGCCGGATCGCCACGGCGGAACTGTTGCCACCGCTGTCTAACGAAATCGCCACGGCAGTTCTCCGGCATGCCGATGCAGCGGAGCTGCAAACGATTGTAGAGGCTGCGGGAATGGTGCCGCTGCGGAAGCGAGCGGCCGATCTGCTAGCTGCCGGCCTCACTTCTCGGGCCGAAGTACACCGGGTTCTGGGCTTTCGCTTGGCTGAGTAAAAGCTGGTCCGAGCCGTGTCAGTGGTGGCTTATCCACCGTTGTTCTATGTGCCGACTAAAGTCTCAAGGGAGCTCGTTGCAACGCTATCACCACAATCACAAAAGCAGTTTCCCTAATAGTACCACGCGCAAATTTCCGAAATGGTAATTGACGCCGAACCTTTGTCGGAATACTCTGTCATATCCTTAGCTGATACATCGTGGCCTCATTATCGCCCCGACTGATTCGGCCGGGCTGATTCCTGTTCGACTCCGATTCTCCTCTCCCTCCCGCTCATGCAACTCAAATCGCTGAAATTGTTCTGCGATATTGTCGGCCGGCGCAGCTTTTCTCGCGCCGCGGCCGAGAACGGCATTAGCCAGTCTGGCGCCAGTCAGGTGGTGAATACGCTGGAGGAAGAACTGGGCGTTAAGCTGCTCGACCGCACCCGCCGGCCGTTCGTCTTAACTCCTGAAGGCGAAATCTATTACGATGGCTGCCGCAAGATGGTGCAGCAGTATTTCGCCCTCGAAGAACAAGTCAAAACCTTGTCGGCCGAAGTCGCCGGTCGGGTGAGCGTGGCCTCGATCTATTCGATCGGCTTGTCGCACATGAACCGCTTTGTGCAGAGCTTTTTGAAGCTCCACCCCAAGGCCAACGTTCGGGTGCAGTATCAGCATCCTGACCGGGTATATGAATTGGTCGAAACCGACCTCGTTGACTTCGGCCTCGTGAGCTTTCCCAAGTCGACCCGCGCCATCAAAGCCACCCTTTGGCGGGAAGAGCCGATGGTGCTGGTCTGTGCCCCCGATCACCCGCTGGCCGCCAAAGAAAAGGTCTCGCTGGCCGATTTGCAAAATGTCGAGATGGTTGGGTTTGATTCGGAACTCGAGATTCGGGCCGATATCGACCGAGCTTTTACGGCTGCCGGTGTCGAACCGCACGTGGCGATGGAGTTCGACAATACCGAGACCATCAAGCGGGCGGTGGAGATCAACGCCGGTGTGAGCTTGCTCCCCGAACCGACCGTTGATCGCGAAATTACCTTCGGCACGCTGGTAGCGCGACCGCTGACGGGAACCGACTTGAAACGCCCGATCGGCATTATTCAGCGCCGCGGCAAGGAACTGGGGCAAACGGCCCAGCGGTTCATGCGGCTGCTACTCAATAATCCGGCGAGCATCGTGCTCGCGGCTGACTCGCTGGAAATTACCGGCGCGGACCTCGAAGGGATCGATCTCGACGCTGCCGATGGAGTTGGCGACGCAACGGAAGACACGGACGTCACGGCTGATGATTTGTCGGCACGCGACGAGGCTGCCTCGCTGGCAGTCACGGCGCGACCGAAAGTTTCGTAATTCGGTGCCGCGACGAAGTAACCAAAATTCATCGTCGCGACGCTCCTCTGCGGATTGCAGGTGTGGTGATGACGACTGAGTTTGTTGGAATTGAGTTTGAGAACGGCCTGCCGAAGAAGCAAGGTTTGTACGACCCGGCGTTCGAGAAGGACAGCTGCGGCGTGGGCTTCATCGCGCATCTCAAGGGCGAGCGGAGCCATGCCATCGTCCGCGACGCGCTCGAAGCGCTGAAGAACATGGATCACCGCGGCGCCTGCGGCTGCGAACCGAACACCGGCGACGGCGCGGGCATTCTCACGGCGATTCCCGACGAGTTCATGCGCGCCGAATCGCAAAAGCTCTTCATGGCCACGCTGCCCGAAATGGGACAGTACGCCATCGCGATGGTCTTCCTGCCGAAGGATCCAACCGAACGCGATATCTGCAAGCGGACGCTGGAGAAGTACGTCAAGCGACAGGGCCAGAACGTCGTTGGTTGGCGCGTCGTGCCGACAAATCCCACGCTGGCCGACGTCGGTCCGACCGCGATGAAGGGTGAGCCCGCCATCGAACAGCTGTTCGTCACGGCTGCTCCCGATTGCGATCGCACCACATTCTGCCGGCAGTTGTACTTGATCCGCAAACAAGCTTTCCATGCGCTCCGCAAGGAAACGCTCACGCAACGGCATATGTATTACGTGACGAGCTTTTCGTCGCGAATTCTCATCTACAAGGGTCAGCTCACCGCGCCGCAAGTGCCGCTGTATTACCCCGACTTGCTCAACCCCGAATACACCAGCCACCTGGCCATGGTCCACTCGCGGTTCAGCACCAACACGTTCCCCTCGTGGGAGCGCGCTCAGCCGATGCGGTTTATGTCGCACAACGGCGAAATCAACACGCTCCGCGGCAATGTGAACTGGATGGCTGCTCGCCAGGGGCAGCTCGAGAGCGAACTCTTCGGCGAAGACCTGAAGAAGCTGCTGCCGATCACCGATCTGTCGACGAGCGACTCAGGTATTTTTGACAACGTGCTCGAACTGCTGCTGATGGCCGGCCGCAGCTTGCCCGAAGCCGTCATGATGATGATTCCGGAAGCGTGGCAAAACCACGATACGATGCCGGAAAACAAGCGGGCCTTCTACGAATACCACAGCTGTTTGATGGAACCGTGGGATGGCCCCGCCTCGGTGGTCTTCACCGACGGTCGCTACATCGGCGCGACGCTCGACCGCAACGGTCTCCGCCCGAGTCGTTATTACTACACGACTGACGATCGCGTGATCATGGCCAGCGAAGTGGGCGTGATTCCCGTCGATCCCAAGCTCGTCAAGGAAAAGGGCCGCTTGCAACCGGGCCGCATGTTCCTTGTCGACTTCGAACAAGGTCGCATTATTCCCGACGATGAGTTGAAGAACTCCATCGCCAGCGAACGGCCTTACGCCGAATGGCTCCGTAATCAGCGGATCGAGCTTAAGGAACTGCCGAAGAGCGAGAACGCTCACGGTTTTGATCCAGAGACGCTCGAGAAGCGGATGCAATCGTTCGGATATTCGGTCGAGACGATGCAGTTCATGCTTCTGCCGCTCGTCGCCGAAAAGCGCGATCCCCTCGGCTCGATGGGGAACGATGCCGCGCTGGCGGTCCTCAGCGATCAGCCTCGCATTATCTACGACTATTTCAAGCAGCTCTTTGCCCAGGTCACCAATCCGCCGATCGATTCGATCCGCGAAGAAGTGATCATGTCGCTCGAGTGCTACGTCGGCCCTGAAAAGAATCTGCTCGCCACGAAAGAAGAGCAGTGTCATCGCCTGATGCTGCCGCATCCGATTCTCACCAATGAAGAACTCGCGGCGATCAAGCACCTCGATCATCGCGGCTGGAAGACGAAGACGATCGACATCACTTGGGATCGCCAGGACGGCACGGCGGGTTTGCAGCCGGCGCTCGATCGCATTTGTGTCGAAGCCGAACAAGCGATTACCGACGGCTATTCGCTGGTCGTGCTTTCCGATCGTGCTGCCGGGCCCGAACGCGTGCCGCTGAGCTCGCTGCTCGCTTGCGGCGCGGTGCATCATCACTTGATTCGCGCTCAGAAGCGGACGCAGATCGGTCTGATCATCGAAACGGGCGAGGCTCGCGAAGTGCATCACCACTGCCTGCTCGTCGGCTACGGCGCCGACGGCATCAATCCTTACCTCGCCTTCGAAGCGCTCTGGAGCGCTCAGCGCGATGGCTTGCTGCCGGCTGAATACACCGATGAAAAGATCGTCGGCTTTTATCAGAAGTCGGTCGCCAAGGGCATGCTCAAGGTCATGTCGAAGATGGGCATCTCGACGCTGCAGTCGTACAAAGGCGCGCAGATTTTCGAAGCCGTGGGTCTCGATAGCGAAATCATCGATCGCTGCTTGGCCGGCACGGCCAGTCGTATCAAGGGCGTGGGCTTTGAAGTCCTCGCGCAAGAAGCGATTCGTCGTCACGAGATTGGTTATCCCAGCCGCGATCAGCAACGGCTGCCGGTGCTGCCGAACTTCGGCGAATACCACTGGCGGGCCGATGGCGAACGCCACATGTGGGATCCGCAATCGATTGCCGATCTGCAGGCTGCTGCTCGCGAAAACAGCTCGGACGCTTATTGGAAGTTCAGCAAGCACACCAACGAAGATGCAACTCGCAAGAGTGCGCTGCGTGGTTTGCTGAAATTCAAGGAAGCTACCAGTAAGGCGATTCCGATCACGCAGGTCGAACCTGCCGCGAAGATCGTCAAGCGGTTCTGCACTGGTGCGATGAGCTTTGGCAGCATCAGTGCCGAGTCGCACGAGTCCCTCGCCATCGCCATGAACCGCATCGGCGGTAAGAGCAACACCGGCGAAGGTGGCGAAGACCCGGAACGCTTCCTGCCGATGGCCAATGGCGATTCAAAGCGTTCGGCGATCAAGCAAGTTGCCTCGGGCCGCTTCGGCGTGACGATCAACTATTTGACGAATGCTGACGAATTGCAGATCAAGATGGCCCAAGGCGCGAAGCCGGGCGAAGGTGGTGAATTGCCGGGGCACAAGGTCGATGAAAACATCGCCCGCATCCGCTATTCGACGCCGGGTGTCGGTCTCATCAGCCCGCCGCCGCACCACGACATCTATTCGATCGAAGATCTGTCACAGTTGATCTACGACCTGAAGAACTCGAACCCCGCCGCTCGCATCAGCGTGAAACTGGTGAGCGAAGTGGGCGTCGGTACGATTGCTTCGGGCGTAGCGAAAGCGCACGCCGATCACATCCTGATTGCTGGCGATACGGGTGGCACAGGTGCTTCGCCGCTCACGAGCATCAAGCATGCCGGTCTGCCGTGGGAACTCGGCATTGCCGAAACGCACCAAACGCTGGTGATGAACGACCTGCGCAGTCGCGTGGTGCTGCAAACCGACGGTCAGATCAAGACAGGCCGCGATGTGGTCATCGCGGCGATGCTTGGCGCCGAGGAAATTGGTTTCTCGACCGCGCCCCTCGTCACGCTCGGTTGCATCATGATGCGGAAGTGTCATCTCAATACTTGCCCGGTCGGCATTGCGACGCAGGATCCCGTCCTGCGGCAGAAGTTCACCGGTAAGCCAGAGCACGTGATCAATTACTTGTTCATGGTCGCCGAGGAAGCTCGCCAGATCATGGCGTCGCTGGGCATTCGCACGTTCAACGAACTGATCGGCCGAGTCGATCTGCTCGAAATCGACGCCGCGATCTCGCACTGGAAGGCGAAGGGGATCGACCTCACGCCGCTCCTCACGCCCGCGCCCAAGCCGCATCCCGATGTGGAAGTTTATTGCACGCGGAAGCAGGATCATCAACTCGATCTGTCGCTCGACAACGAACTGATCCGCAAAGCCCGCCGCGCCATCGACCGCCGCGAGAAGATCAAGTTCGAAACCAAGGTCATCAACACCAACCGCACGGTCGGCACCACGCTCAGCCATGAGATTGCCAAACGCTGGGGCGATGACCTGTTGCCCGATGCCACGATTCACGTGAAGTTCACCGGCTCGGCTGGTCAAAGCTTCGGCGCGTTTCTGGCCAAGGGTGTGTTCCTCGAACTCGAAGGCGACGCCAACGATTACGTCGGCAAGGGTCTCAGCGGCGGACGCATCGCCGTCTATCCGCCGAAGAACAGTTCGTTCGCACCCGAGCAGAATATTGTCGCGGGCAACGTGCTGCTGTATGGCGCCACGAGTGGCCAGGCTTTCTTCCGCGGTCGCGCTGCCGAACGCTTCGGCGTGCGGAACAGCGGCGCTCAAGCGGTCATCGAAGGCTGTGGCGATCACGGTTGCGAATACATGACGGGTGGTCGTGTGGTAATCCTCGGTCCTACCGGCCGCAACTTTGCAGCCGGCATGAGCGGCGGCATTGCTTACATCTGGAATCCCGCCGGCAAACTTGATTTCAGCACTCGCTGCAACATGGGCATCGTCGAACTCGAATCGGTGGAAACGCCGGAAGATCTCGCCGAGCTGCTGAACCTGCTGGAGCTGCACTTCAAGTACACCGGCTCGACGGTCGCCGAGAAGATTCTCGCGTCCTGGCCGGAAAGCACCGCGCAGTTCGTCAAGGTGATGCCGACCGATTACAAGCGCGTGCTGCGGGAACGGGCCCGCCACGATGAAGAAGCCGAAGCAGGCGTCCATGGTGTCGCCGGCGGCCGCTAGTTCGTTCATTCACGCACACGCAAAGTTCCTTTTGATAACGGCTCCTGCCGACAGTTTTGATCATGGGTAAGCCAACTGGTTTTAAAGAGTATCCTCGCAAAGCCGTCCCGTATCGCGATCCGATGGGACGGCTCGCGGACTACGGCGAGATCTTCACGCAGCCGCCAGAAGATCACCTGAAGACGCAAGGCGCCCGCTGCATGGATTGCGGCGTGCCGTTCTGCCAGAGCGACAATGGTTGTCCGATCGACAATCTCATTCCCGAGTGGAATGACTTGGTCTATCGCGGCCGCTGGCGCGAAGCGCTTGATCGCCTGCACAAGACCAACAACTTTCCGGAGTTCACGGGGCGCGCTTGTCCCGCTCCGTGCGAAGGAGCGTGCGTCCTCGGCATCACCGATCCGGCCGTCACGATCAAGAACATCGAAAACGCGATCATCGATCGCGGCTTTGCCGAAGGTTGGGTGAAGCCCGAACCACCGCCGAGCCGCACCGGCAAGAAGGTCGCCGTGATTGGCAGTGGTCCGGCAGGGCTTGCCGCGGCGGCTCAGCTGAACAAAGCGGGCCATCTGGTCACCGTGTATGAGCGAGCCGATCGCATCGGCGGTTTGCTGATGTACGGCATTCCGA is a window of Anatilimnocola floriformis DNA encoding:
- the gltB gene encoding glutamate synthase large subunit, coding for MTTEFVGIEFENGLPKKQGLYDPAFEKDSCGVGFIAHLKGERSHAIVRDALEALKNMDHRGACGCEPNTGDGAGILTAIPDEFMRAESQKLFMATLPEMGQYAIAMVFLPKDPTERDICKRTLEKYVKRQGQNVVGWRVVPTNPTLADVGPTAMKGEPAIEQLFVTAAPDCDRTTFCRQLYLIRKQAFHALRKETLTQRHMYYVTSFSSRILIYKGQLTAPQVPLYYPDLLNPEYTSHLAMVHSRFSTNTFPSWERAQPMRFMSHNGEINTLRGNVNWMAARQGQLESELFGEDLKKLLPITDLSTSDSGIFDNVLELLLMAGRSLPEAVMMMIPEAWQNHDTMPENKRAFYEYHSCLMEPWDGPASVVFTDGRYIGATLDRNGLRPSRYYYTTDDRVIMASEVGVIPVDPKLVKEKGRLQPGRMFLVDFEQGRIIPDDELKNSIASERPYAEWLRNQRIELKELPKSENAHGFDPETLEKRMQSFGYSVETMQFMLLPLVAEKRDPLGSMGNDAALAVLSDQPRIIYDYFKQLFAQVTNPPIDSIREEVIMSLECYVGPEKNLLATKEEQCHRLMLPHPILTNEELAAIKHLDHRGWKTKTIDITWDRQDGTAGLQPALDRICVEAEQAITDGYSLVVLSDRAAGPERVPLSSLLACGAVHHHLIRAQKRTQIGLIIETGEAREVHHHCLLVGYGADGINPYLAFEALWSAQRDGLLPAEYTDEKIVGFYQKSVAKGMLKVMSKMGISTLQSYKGAQIFEAVGLDSEIIDRCLAGTASRIKGVGFEVLAQEAIRRHEIGYPSRDQQRLPVLPNFGEYHWRADGERHMWDPQSIADLQAAARENSSDAYWKFSKHTNEDATRKSALRGLLKFKEATSKAIPITQVEPAAKIVKRFCTGAMSFGSISAESHESLAIAMNRIGGKSNTGEGGEDPERFLPMANGDSKRSAIKQVASGRFGVTINYLTNADELQIKMAQGAKPGEGGELPGHKVDENIARIRYSTPGVGLISPPPHHDIYSIEDLSQLIYDLKNSNPAARISVKLVSEVGVGTIASGVAKAHADHILIAGDTGGTGASPLTSIKHAGLPWELGIAETHQTLVMNDLRSRVVLQTDGQIKTGRDVVIAAMLGAEEIGFSTAPLVTLGCIMMRKCHLNTCPVGIATQDPVLRQKFTGKPEHVINYLFMVAEEARQIMASLGIRTFNELIGRVDLLEIDAAISHWKAKGIDLTPLLTPAPKPHPDVEVYCTRKQDHQLDLSLDNELIRKARRAIDRREKIKFETKVINTNRTVGTTLSHEIAKRWGDDLLPDATIHVKFTGSAGQSFGAFLAKGVFLELEGDANDYVGKGLSGGRIAVYPPKNSSFAPEQNIVAGNVLLYGATSGQAFFRGRAAERFGVRNSGAQAVIEGCGDHGCEYMTGGRVVILGPTGRNFAAGMSGGIAYIWNPAGKLDFSTRCNMGIVELESVETPEDLAELLNLLELHFKYTGSTVAEKILASWPESTAQFVKVMPTDYKRVLRERARHDEEAEAGVHGVAGGR